A single window of Labrus mixtus chromosome 23, fLabMix1.1, whole genome shotgun sequence DNA harbors:
- the LOC132958133 gene encoding regulator of G-protein signaling 12-like isoform X1, translated as MRIQGQPEGVRRRLDLNAIGELRGVEVIRSRAGYGFTISGQRPCLLSGILEGSPADLVGLKQGDHIMAINGTDVSAAAHETVVQLIGSCKGPLQLVVLAEGRIMGNPILNDEKFNDGRKSGIYQKAPVLRTISDDSSNSSFNSSLPVNNKQRPVSEPDMSQWAQNWNSFADQPKQVTYRVGDTDSVFTDTEEVNPEWSILNMTLVVGYLSSTELILNTTETEEDCLKAIRERIRQLGTEQSTHTLVMMKIMFDCVRLCDDAGAVLAAFPTENLVLGAVCAEDPRFFCLVTTAHIINGQVPEDGPLRASCHVFFVDPELGNHQDHVGIAGRFCFNCTPDPDAEGCLEFPQTPPDVLHFVTVLYSDMGEAVERLRVRLDFEAQQQAKETGSTGKQGSASSNGDSGIGNASPPEERADRDFPSPIQTHPGAHLPSCPWDYPASGDLTPINLTKNGQKPNPETNGSTHSLSESLPGPDSLTSFYGGPPPRLKFQFKPPPPPLPLSKKTNFFADPLRGSQRWFSKPKVQKAQSSDLLPQVTTNCNNWSSSISHSASTNNLPPPMSQIPPNRYRSAEVMMMPPREEWTKQFLEQREKQRKDVNTKNGSRFWGMGVARASKRRSAKRLSLARSLDDLESAASSDGALKWPSAAMIADYSGVQLQGCCSQSSLNSNGSLPGAGSHRGLPEQRVASWAGCFERLLQDPVGVRYFSEFLKKEFSEENILFWQACEYFSHVPATDQKQLSQRAGEIYNSFLSSKATMPVNIDSQAQLADDVLTSPWPDMFKTQQLQIFNLMKFDSYSRFLKSSLYQECMRAEVDGRPLPDPYHIPCSPAPSKHSASSDRSTLSTPKKEARKQRSGRSLNEDSRDESADKKRGIFFSWSRNRSFGKGPKKKDIGDINLDYWGSNGRRESQGSLSSGTSLEMATSCSAGKIEADNRHSVSVWERSPKHCSVVLPDGSCSSITLRPGASIRDVLQDLCHNINVNIAAVDLFLVGGEKPLVLDQDCLTLSARELRLEKRTLFRLDLVPINRSVGLKAKPTKPVTEVLRPVVAKYGLHLSDLVAKISGETKPLDLGAPISSLDGLRVVLERADPASSKDKSKSSSLKGHPPTRSFSATGDERSTPKDFSVRASGPDSGLPGEKRKQKKINIDEAEEFFELLSRAQSARANDQRGLLNKDDLVLPDFLRLSPPELACSTPESLKQTRENGISSRGALSSSLRSESLDSSLSSSANGHTATRRCLLPPPRHPTFGTHLSPISRPLDTRPSLRTVEEDTHNDLTLVGEGDINSPNSTLLPPCPSPRRSFESSMPEANFTPPPPCSESQDSGAEGKSSSEGKTDPSSNNKSTSERTDAALTVQDVDGVHLEEGTQTRSQEEDSELSLSFHGYVAELRQCQSKMRSAQMPQNGRNPPEGTDCQTDLFKATVV; from the exons ATGAGGATACAGGGACAGCCCGAGGGCGTGAGGAGGCGCCTGGATTTAAATGCAATCGGTGAGCTCAGGGGCGTGGAGGTTATCCGGAGTCGGGCTGGATATGGCTTTACTATATCCGGACAGAGGCCGTGTCTGTTGAGTGGCATCCTGGAGGGAAGCCCTGCTGACCTGGTAGGACTTAAACAAGGGGATCACATCATGGCAATTAATGGAACTGACGTATCCGCTGCTGCGCATGAGACTGTGGTGCAGTTGATTGGCAGCTGCAAAGGACCTTTGCAGTTGGTGGTTCTTGCAGAAGGCCGAATCATGGGAAACCCTATCCTTAATGATGAAAAATTTAATGATGGTCGGAAAAGTGGAATTTACCAAAAGGCACCTGTTCTTCGCACTATCTCAGATGACTCAAGCAATTCATCATTTAACTCAAGTCTGCCTGTCAACAACAAGCAGAGGCCGGTGTCAGAGCCTGATATGTCCCAGTGGGCACAAAACTGGAACTCTTTTGCTGATCAGCCAAAGCAGGTAACATACAGAGTTGGAGACACTGACTCTGTGTTCACAGACACAGAAGAAGTAAATCCTGAATGGAGTATTTTGAACATGACATTGGTGGTGGGCTACCTGAGCTCCACAgagctcattttaaacactacagaaacagaagaggactgtttgaaagcGATCCGGGAGCGGATACGACAGCTAGGAACAGAGCAGAGTACCCACACACTTGTGATGATGAAGATCATGTTTGACTGTGTTCGACTTTGCGATGATGCAGGAGCTGTTTTAGCAGCCTTTCCCACTGAGAACCTTGTTTTAGGGGCTGTTTGTGCTGAAGACCCCCGTTTTTTTTGCTTGGTCACTACAGCACATATAATAAATGGTCAAGTACCCGAGGATGGTCCCCTGAGGGCCTCCTGCCATGTTTTCTTTGTCGACCCAGAGCTAGGAAACCATCAGGACCATGTAGGCATTGCTGGACGGTTTTGCTTCAACTGCACCCCAGATCCAGACGCTGAAGGCTGCCTGGAATTCCCTCAGACACCCCCTGATGTTCTTCACTTTGTCACAGTCCTGTACAGCGACATGGGGGAGGCCGTGGAGAGGCTTCGGGTCAGACTCGATTTTGAAGCTCAGCAGCAAGCCAAGGAGACTGGCAGCACCGGCAAACAAGGCAGCGCCAGCAGCAATGGGGACAGTGGAATTGGAAATGCATCACCCCCTGAGGAGAGAGCAGATAGAGATTTCCCTTCTCCAATCCAAACCCATCCTGGGGCCCACCTCCCCAGCTGTCCGTGGGATTATCCTGCGTCTGGAGACCTCACCCCAATAAACCTCACAAAGAATGGCCAAAAACCTAATCCAGAGACCAATGGCAGCACACATTCCCTTTCAGAGTCTCTACCTGGTCCTGACTCTCTTACCAGCTTTTATGGAGGTCCCCCACCCAGGCTCAAGTTCCAGTTCAagcccccgccccctcctctgcctttgagtaaaaaaacaaacttctttgCAGACCCTCTCAGAGGTAGTCAAAGGTGGTTCTCAAAGCCAAAGGTGCAAAAAGCACAAAGTAGTGATCTTTTACCTCAGGTGACGACCAATTGCAACAACTGGTCCTCTAGCATAAGCCACAGTGCTAGCACAAATAACCTGCCTCCCCCAATGAGCCAGATCCCCCCCAACAGGTACCGGTCAGCAGAGGTCATGATGATGCCTCCCCGAGAGGAATGGACAAAACAGTTTCttgagcagagagaaaaacagcgGAAAGATGTTAATACTAAAAAT GGCTCCAGGTTCTGGGGTATGGGTGTTGCCCGTGCTTCTAAACGCCGCTCAGCCAAACGTCTCAGCCTGGCAAGATCACTGGATGACCTTGAG TCGGCTGCTTCCTCAGATGGCG CTCTAAAGTGGCCATCTGCTGCCATGATAGCAG ACTACAGTGGAGTCCAGTTGCAGGGATGCTGCAGCCAGAGCAGCTTGAACAGTAATGGCAGCCTTCCAGGAGCAGGCAGCCACAGAGGGCTTCCAGAGCAGCGCGTGGCCAGCTGGGCCGGCTGCTTCGAGCGGCTCCTGCAGGATCCAGTGGGTGTGCGCTACTTCTCG gaatTTCTCAAGAAAGAATTCAGTGAGGAGAATATCTTGTTCTGGCAGGCCTGTGAATACTTCAGTCATGTCCCTGCAACTGATCAAAAACAG ctgtccCAGCGAGCTGGAGAGATCTACAACAGCTTCCTCTCCAGCAAGGCCACAATGCCGGTCAACATCGACAGCCAGGCCCAGCTGGCTGATGATGTCCTCACCTCCCCGTGGCCCGACATGTTTAAGACACAGCAGCTACAG ATATTCAACCTGATGAAGTTCGACAGTTATTCCAGATTCCTCAAGTCCTCCCTTTACCAAGAGTGTATGCGCGCTGAGGTGGACGGTCGACCCCTGCCGGACCCTTATCACATTCCCTGCAGTCCTGCACCCTCCAAACACAGCGCCAGCTCTGACCGCTCCACCCTCTCCACCCCCAAAAAG GAGGCCAGAAAGCAGAGGTCAGGGAGGTCCCTGAATGAAGACAGCAGAGATGAGAGCGCCGACAAGAAACGGGGCATCTTCTTCTCGTGGTCACGCAACAGGAGCTTCGGAAAGGGgccaaagaaaaaagacatagGAGACATTAACCTTG ACTACTGGGGCAGTAATGGGCGGAGGGAGTCCCAGGGCTCCTTGTCGTCTGGTACCAGCCTGGAGATGGCCACTTCCTGCTCTGCTGGCAAGATTGAG GCTGATAATCGCCACTCAGTTTCAGTATGGGAACGCTCCCCGAAACACTGCAGCGTGGTGCTACCAGACGGTTCTTGCTCTTCCATCACTCTTCGGCCCGGTGCTTCAATCAGAGACGTCCTTCAGGATCTCTGCCACAATATCAACGTCAACATTGCTGCTGTCGACCTCTTCCTGGTGGGAGGGGAGAAG CCTTTGGTGTTGGACCAGGACTGTTTGACCCTCAGCGCACGAGAACTGAGACTGGAGAAGCGGACTCTCTTTAG ATTGGACCTGGTACCCATTAACCGCTCCGTGGGACTAAAGGCCAAACCCACTAAGCCAGTTACAGAGGTCCTTCGTCCCGTTGTGGCCAAATATGGCCTCCACCTTAGCGATCTTGTGGCCAAAATT AGCGGAGAAACTAAGCCTTTGGACTTGGGGGCCCCCATATCGAGTTTGGATGGCCTGCGGGTTGTTTTGGAGCGAGCAGACCCAGCTTCAAGCAAAG ACAAATCCAAGTCTTCCTCCTTAAAGGGCCACCCTCCAACCAGGAGCTTTTCTGCTACA GGAGATGAGAGGTCAACACCAAAGGACTTTTCTGTGAGAGCAAGTGGACCAGACTCAGGACTCCCAggggaaaagagaaaacagaaaaagattaATATAGATGAAGCCGAAG AATTCTTTGAGCTGCTGAGTCGCGCACAGAGCGCCCGAGCCAATGACCAGCGCGGACTCCTGAACAAAGACGACCTGGTCCTTCCTGACTTCCTGCGCCTCTCCCCCCCTGAGCTGGCCTGCTCCACTCCAGAGTCCCTAAAACAAACCCGGGAGAATGGCATCTCCTCACGGGGCGCTCTATCTTCCAGTCTTCGTTCAGAGAGTCTGGACTCCTCGCTCAGCTCCAGCGCCAACGGACACACTGCGACCAGGCGCTGCCTCTTACCCCCTCCACGCCACCCAACTTTCGGCACCCACCTGTCCCCCATCTCCCGACCTCTAGACACCCGGCCAAGCCTCCGCACTGTAGAGGAGGACACCCACAACGACCTAACCCTAGTAGGGGAGGGCGACATCAACAGCCCCAACAGCACCCTGCTGCCGCCTTGCCCGTCCCCGAGGCGGTCCTTCGAGAGCAGCATGCCTGAAGCCAACTTCACCCCGCCGCCACCTTGCTCTGAGTCTCAAGACTCTGGAGCAGAGGGAAAGTCCAGCTCAG
- the LOC132958133 gene encoding regulator of G-protein signaling 12-like isoform X2, with amino-acid sequence MRIQGQPEGVRRRLDLNAIGELRGVEVIRSRAGYGFTISGQRPCLLSGILEGSPADLVGLKQGDHIMAINGTDVSAAAHETVVQLIGSCKGPLQLVVLAEGRIMGNPILNDEKFNDGRKSGIYQKAPVLRTISDDSSNSSFNSSLPVNNKQRPVSEPDMSQWAQNWNSFADQPKQVTYRVGDTDSVFTDTEEVNPEWSILNMTLVVGYLSSTELILNTTETEEDCLKAIRERIRQLGTEQSTHTLVMMKIMFDCVRLCDDAGAVLAAFPTENLVLGAVCAEDPRFFCLVTTAHIINGQVPEDGPLRASCHVFFVDPELGNHQDHVGIAGRFCFNCTPDPDAEGCLEFPQTPPDVLHFVTVLYSDMGEAVERLRVRLDFEAQQQAKETGSTGKQGSASSNGDSGIGNASPPEERADRDFPSPIQTHPGAHLPSCPWDYPASGDLTPINLTKNGQKPNPETNGSTHSLSESLPGPDSLTSFYGGPPPRLKFQFKPPPPPLPLSKKTNFFADPLRGSQRWFSKPKVQKAQSSDLLPQVTTNCNNWSSSISHSASTNNLPPPMSQIPPNRYRSAEVMMMPPREEWTKQFLEQREKQRKDVNTKNGSRFWGMGVARASKRRSAKRLSLARSLDDLESAASSDGDYSGVQLQGCCSQSSLNSNGSLPGAGSHRGLPEQRVASWAGCFERLLQDPVGVRYFSEFLKKEFSEENILFWQACEYFSHVPATDQKQLSQRAGEIYNSFLSSKATMPVNIDSQAQLADDVLTSPWPDMFKTQQLQIFNLMKFDSYSRFLKSSLYQECMRAEVDGRPLPDPYHIPCSPAPSKHSASSDRSTLSTPKKEARKQRSGRSLNEDSRDESADKKRGIFFSWSRNRSFGKGPKKKDIGDINLDYWGSNGRRESQGSLSSGTSLEMATSCSAGKIEADNRHSVSVWERSPKHCSVVLPDGSCSSITLRPGASIRDVLQDLCHNINVNIAAVDLFLVGGEKPLVLDQDCLTLSARELRLEKRTLFRLDLVPINRSVGLKAKPTKPVTEVLRPVVAKYGLHLSDLVAKISGETKPLDLGAPISSLDGLRVVLERADPASSKDKSKSSSLKGHPPTRSFSATGDERSTPKDFSVRASGPDSGLPGEKRKQKKINIDEAEEFFELLSRAQSARANDQRGLLNKDDLVLPDFLRLSPPELACSTPESLKQTRENGISSRGALSSSLRSESLDSSLSSSANGHTATRRCLLPPPRHPTFGTHLSPISRPLDTRPSLRTVEEDTHNDLTLVGEGDINSPNSTLLPPCPSPRRSFESSMPEANFTPPPPCSESQDSGAEGKSSSEGKTDPSSNNKSTSERTDAALTVQDVDGVHLEEGTQTRSQEEDSELSLSFHGYVAELRQCQSKMRSAQMPQNGRNPPEGTDCQTDLFKATVV; translated from the exons ATGAGGATACAGGGACAGCCCGAGGGCGTGAGGAGGCGCCTGGATTTAAATGCAATCGGTGAGCTCAGGGGCGTGGAGGTTATCCGGAGTCGGGCTGGATATGGCTTTACTATATCCGGACAGAGGCCGTGTCTGTTGAGTGGCATCCTGGAGGGAAGCCCTGCTGACCTGGTAGGACTTAAACAAGGGGATCACATCATGGCAATTAATGGAACTGACGTATCCGCTGCTGCGCATGAGACTGTGGTGCAGTTGATTGGCAGCTGCAAAGGACCTTTGCAGTTGGTGGTTCTTGCAGAAGGCCGAATCATGGGAAACCCTATCCTTAATGATGAAAAATTTAATGATGGTCGGAAAAGTGGAATTTACCAAAAGGCACCTGTTCTTCGCACTATCTCAGATGACTCAAGCAATTCATCATTTAACTCAAGTCTGCCTGTCAACAACAAGCAGAGGCCGGTGTCAGAGCCTGATATGTCCCAGTGGGCACAAAACTGGAACTCTTTTGCTGATCAGCCAAAGCAGGTAACATACAGAGTTGGAGACACTGACTCTGTGTTCACAGACACAGAAGAAGTAAATCCTGAATGGAGTATTTTGAACATGACATTGGTGGTGGGCTACCTGAGCTCCACAgagctcattttaaacactacagaaacagaagaggactgtttgaaagcGATCCGGGAGCGGATACGACAGCTAGGAACAGAGCAGAGTACCCACACACTTGTGATGATGAAGATCATGTTTGACTGTGTTCGACTTTGCGATGATGCAGGAGCTGTTTTAGCAGCCTTTCCCACTGAGAACCTTGTTTTAGGGGCTGTTTGTGCTGAAGACCCCCGTTTTTTTTGCTTGGTCACTACAGCACATATAATAAATGGTCAAGTACCCGAGGATGGTCCCCTGAGGGCCTCCTGCCATGTTTTCTTTGTCGACCCAGAGCTAGGAAACCATCAGGACCATGTAGGCATTGCTGGACGGTTTTGCTTCAACTGCACCCCAGATCCAGACGCTGAAGGCTGCCTGGAATTCCCTCAGACACCCCCTGATGTTCTTCACTTTGTCACAGTCCTGTACAGCGACATGGGGGAGGCCGTGGAGAGGCTTCGGGTCAGACTCGATTTTGAAGCTCAGCAGCAAGCCAAGGAGACTGGCAGCACCGGCAAACAAGGCAGCGCCAGCAGCAATGGGGACAGTGGAATTGGAAATGCATCACCCCCTGAGGAGAGAGCAGATAGAGATTTCCCTTCTCCAATCCAAACCCATCCTGGGGCCCACCTCCCCAGCTGTCCGTGGGATTATCCTGCGTCTGGAGACCTCACCCCAATAAACCTCACAAAGAATGGCCAAAAACCTAATCCAGAGACCAATGGCAGCACACATTCCCTTTCAGAGTCTCTACCTGGTCCTGACTCTCTTACCAGCTTTTATGGAGGTCCCCCACCCAGGCTCAAGTTCCAGTTCAagcccccgccccctcctctgcctttgagtaaaaaaacaaacttctttgCAGACCCTCTCAGAGGTAGTCAAAGGTGGTTCTCAAAGCCAAAGGTGCAAAAAGCACAAAGTAGTGATCTTTTACCTCAGGTGACGACCAATTGCAACAACTGGTCCTCTAGCATAAGCCACAGTGCTAGCACAAATAACCTGCCTCCCCCAATGAGCCAGATCCCCCCCAACAGGTACCGGTCAGCAGAGGTCATGATGATGCCTCCCCGAGAGGAATGGACAAAACAGTTTCttgagcagagagaaaaacagcgGAAAGATGTTAATACTAAAAAT GGCTCCAGGTTCTGGGGTATGGGTGTTGCCCGTGCTTCTAAACGCCGCTCAGCCAAACGTCTCAGCCTGGCAAGATCACTGGATGACCTTGAG TCGGCTGCTTCCTCAGATGGCG ACTACAGTGGAGTCCAGTTGCAGGGATGCTGCAGCCAGAGCAGCTTGAACAGTAATGGCAGCCTTCCAGGAGCAGGCAGCCACAGAGGGCTTCCAGAGCAGCGCGTGGCCAGCTGGGCCGGCTGCTTCGAGCGGCTCCTGCAGGATCCAGTGGGTGTGCGCTACTTCTCG gaatTTCTCAAGAAAGAATTCAGTGAGGAGAATATCTTGTTCTGGCAGGCCTGTGAATACTTCAGTCATGTCCCTGCAACTGATCAAAAACAG ctgtccCAGCGAGCTGGAGAGATCTACAACAGCTTCCTCTCCAGCAAGGCCACAATGCCGGTCAACATCGACAGCCAGGCCCAGCTGGCTGATGATGTCCTCACCTCCCCGTGGCCCGACATGTTTAAGACACAGCAGCTACAG ATATTCAACCTGATGAAGTTCGACAGTTATTCCAGATTCCTCAAGTCCTCCCTTTACCAAGAGTGTATGCGCGCTGAGGTGGACGGTCGACCCCTGCCGGACCCTTATCACATTCCCTGCAGTCCTGCACCCTCCAAACACAGCGCCAGCTCTGACCGCTCCACCCTCTCCACCCCCAAAAAG GAGGCCAGAAAGCAGAGGTCAGGGAGGTCCCTGAATGAAGACAGCAGAGATGAGAGCGCCGACAAGAAACGGGGCATCTTCTTCTCGTGGTCACGCAACAGGAGCTTCGGAAAGGGgccaaagaaaaaagacatagGAGACATTAACCTTG ACTACTGGGGCAGTAATGGGCGGAGGGAGTCCCAGGGCTCCTTGTCGTCTGGTACCAGCCTGGAGATGGCCACTTCCTGCTCTGCTGGCAAGATTGAG GCTGATAATCGCCACTCAGTTTCAGTATGGGAACGCTCCCCGAAACACTGCAGCGTGGTGCTACCAGACGGTTCTTGCTCTTCCATCACTCTTCGGCCCGGTGCTTCAATCAGAGACGTCCTTCAGGATCTCTGCCACAATATCAACGTCAACATTGCTGCTGTCGACCTCTTCCTGGTGGGAGGGGAGAAG CCTTTGGTGTTGGACCAGGACTGTTTGACCCTCAGCGCACGAGAACTGAGACTGGAGAAGCGGACTCTCTTTAG ATTGGACCTGGTACCCATTAACCGCTCCGTGGGACTAAAGGCCAAACCCACTAAGCCAGTTACAGAGGTCCTTCGTCCCGTTGTGGCCAAATATGGCCTCCACCTTAGCGATCTTGTGGCCAAAATT AGCGGAGAAACTAAGCCTTTGGACTTGGGGGCCCCCATATCGAGTTTGGATGGCCTGCGGGTTGTTTTGGAGCGAGCAGACCCAGCTTCAAGCAAAG ACAAATCCAAGTCTTCCTCCTTAAAGGGCCACCCTCCAACCAGGAGCTTTTCTGCTACA GGAGATGAGAGGTCAACACCAAAGGACTTTTCTGTGAGAGCAAGTGGACCAGACTCAGGACTCCCAggggaaaagagaaaacagaaaaagattaATATAGATGAAGCCGAAG AATTCTTTGAGCTGCTGAGTCGCGCACAGAGCGCCCGAGCCAATGACCAGCGCGGACTCCTGAACAAAGACGACCTGGTCCTTCCTGACTTCCTGCGCCTCTCCCCCCCTGAGCTGGCCTGCTCCACTCCAGAGTCCCTAAAACAAACCCGGGAGAATGGCATCTCCTCACGGGGCGCTCTATCTTCCAGTCTTCGTTCAGAGAGTCTGGACTCCTCGCTCAGCTCCAGCGCCAACGGACACACTGCGACCAGGCGCTGCCTCTTACCCCCTCCACGCCACCCAACTTTCGGCACCCACCTGTCCCCCATCTCCCGACCTCTAGACACCCGGCCAAGCCTCCGCACTGTAGAGGAGGACACCCACAACGACCTAACCCTAGTAGGGGAGGGCGACATCAACAGCCCCAACAGCACCCTGCTGCCGCCTTGCCCGTCCCCGAGGCGGTCCTTCGAGAGCAGCATGCCTGAAGCCAACTTCACCCCGCCGCCACCTTGCTCTGAGTCTCAAGACTCTGGAGCAGAGGGAAAGTCCAGCTCAG